One Schlesneria paludicola DSM 18645 DNA segment encodes these proteins:
- a CDS encoding C-terminal binding protein, with amino-acid sequence MMAVRFRVLMTDRAWPDTEIEREILQAVDAELVEPTATDEATLVQIARDVDAIATNWAKVTPAVIQSCRRCRVIARLGIGLDNISIETATQRGIPVTNCPDYCVSEVSDHALGLLLACARQIAFFHLRTKRGEYDLSAARGLRRLSELTVGMIGFGHIARELLPKLKALGLNVMAHTPSGADHGTGCQMVSLDELLAQSDFVSLHAPLSSATHHLINASRLQQMKPTAYLINTSRGGLIDPVALWDALQSGNLAGAALDVFEPEPPDLSLPLYRDERVIVTPHAAFVSEESIHQLRQQAMKQIVQGLLDERPDNLVNPDCWKNR; translated from the coding sequence ATGATGGCTGTGCGTTTTCGTGTGCTAATGACAGATCGAGCATGGCCCGATACTGAGATTGAACGTGAGATTCTGCAGGCGGTAGACGCGGAACTCGTTGAACCGACCGCTACCGACGAAGCGACACTCGTGCAGATCGCGCGAGACGTCGATGCGATTGCGACCAATTGGGCCAAGGTGACGCCCGCGGTGATTCAAAGTTGTCGTCGCTGCCGCGTCATTGCACGGCTGGGAATCGGTCTGGACAACATCTCGATTGAGACCGCGACCCAGCGAGGAATACCCGTCACGAATTGTCCCGACTATTGCGTATCCGAAGTTTCTGATCATGCGTTGGGGCTGCTGCTGGCATGTGCCCGACAGATTGCATTCTTTCATTTGCGCACCAAACGCGGCGAGTACGATTTGAGTGCTGCAAGGGGGCTTCGCCGACTGAGCGAATTGACCGTGGGGATGATTGGATTCGGTCATATCGCCCGGGAACTCCTGCCAAAGCTCAAGGCACTTGGGCTGAATGTGATGGCGCATACACCTTCCGGGGCTGACCACGGGACGGGATGCCAAATGGTCTCGTTGGACGAATTGCTCGCACAAAGCGACTTTGTCTCGCTCCATGCGCCGCTTAGCTCAGCCACGCACCACCTGATCAACGCGTCCCGGCTTCAACAGATGAAGCCGACTGCCTATCTGATCAACACTTCGCGAGGAGGGTTGATCGACCCGGTGGCCCTGTGGGATGCATTGCAGAGCGGAAATCTGGCCGGTGCGGCGCTCGACGTTTTTGAACCGGAGCCCCCCGATTTAAGCTTGCCGCTCTACCGTGACGAGCGTGTGATTGTGACACCGCACGCGGCATTTGTTTCCGAGGAGTCGATTCACCAGCTTCGCCAACAGGCGATGAAACAAATCGTCCAGGGTCTGCTCGACGAGCGGCCGGACAATCTGGTCAATCCAGATTGCTGGAAGAATCGATAA
- a CDS encoding APC family permease: MNNPNSEGSIAPTDSSANTTLVRGLGLPQSIALNIANMVGIGPFITIPGFLAAMHGPQALVAWVIAAILVICDGLVWSELGAALPGSGGTYHFLREIFGKHKVRWLRMLPFLYVWQFLVSGTMEIASGYIGAAPYVEYIWPGLPLLLKEWHIPGGMNTLAAGCCLIVTWLLSRRIEIVGWFGIVLCAGTLVAVFTVIISGLTHFDASLLTLPPDAFKINKEWVSGLGAAMLIAIYDYLGYYNICNLGDEVRNPGRTIPRAVITSVIVVAVLYLFMNISIIAVVPWQEAMESKQIAGLFMETLYGRRVAVIFIGVILWTVIASMFSITLGYSRIPFAAAANGDFLPIFARVHPTQKYPAISLWTLGALTAVFCYLELSTVIETAVTVRILVQFVAQIVGLHMLRTTRPDIVLPFRMWFYPIPSLIALVGWLFVLGTRLELLWAVAAVLLSGVVVYYLFVAKPQPDAA, from the coding sequence TTGAACAATCCCAACTCGGAAGGATCCATTGCACCGACAGATTCCTCCGCAAATACAACTCTCGTTCGTGGCCTGGGTTTGCCGCAGTCCATCGCGCTCAACATTGCCAACATGGTCGGCATCGGCCCCTTCATTACGATTCCCGGATTCCTGGCGGCAATGCATGGTCCACAGGCATTGGTGGCGTGGGTGATTGCAGCCATCCTTGTCATCTGTGACGGATTGGTTTGGAGCGAACTGGGCGCGGCACTGCCGGGTAGTGGCGGCACATATCACTTTCTGCGCGAGATCTTCGGCAAACACAAAGTGCGATGGCTGCGCATGCTGCCATTCCTTTATGTATGGCAGTTTCTCGTCAGCGGGACGATGGAAATCGCGTCGGGATACATCGGTGCAGCACCCTACGTGGAATATATCTGGCCCGGATTGCCACTGCTTCTCAAAGAGTGGCATATCCCCGGCGGGATGAACACGCTCGCCGCAGGTTGCTGCTTGATCGTCACCTGGTTGCTTTCCCGCCGAATCGAAATTGTGGGCTGGTTTGGAATAGTCCTGTGTGCGGGAACACTGGTCGCCGTTTTTACGGTCATCATCTCTGGCCTGACGCACTTCGACGCATCTTTGCTGACGCTGCCGCCCGACGCCTTCAAGATCAACAAGGAGTGGGTGAGCGGGCTGGGAGCGGCGATGCTGATCGCCATCTACGACTATCTGGGCTATTACAACATTTGCAATCTGGGCGATGAAGTTCGCAATCCTGGCCGCACAATCCCTCGGGCCGTCATTACGTCAGTCATTGTCGTCGCCGTGTTGTACTTGTTTATGAACATTTCGATTATTGCCGTCGTGCCTTGGCAAGAGGCGATGGAATCGAAGCAGATTGCCGGCTTGTTCATGGAAACGTTATACGGCCGCCGCGTTGCCGTGATCTTCATCGGCGTCATCCTTTGGACGGTGATCGCGTCAATGTTTTCGATTACCCTCGGCTATTCACGGATCCCATTCGCGGCGGCCGCAAATGGCGACTTCTTGCCGATCTTCGCTCGCGTTCACCCGACTCAGAAATACCCGGCCATCTCATTGTGGACTTTAGGCGCCCTAACGGCGGTATTTTGCTATCTCGAGCTGAGTACGGTCATCGAAACGGCGGTCACGGTCCGCATTCTCGTGCAGTTTGTCGCACAAATTGTCGGATTGCACATGCTGCGAACAACCCGTCCCGACATTGTCCTGCCGTTCCGAATGTGGTTCTATCCCATCCCAAGCCTGATCGCACTTGTCGGCTGGCTTTTCGTCCTGGGAACTCGCCTGGAGTTGCTGTGGGCGGTGGCGGCGGTCTTGCTCAGCGGCGTTGTCGTCTACTATCTATTTGTCGCAAAACCTCAACCCGACGCGGCTTGA
- a CDS encoding hybrid sensor histidine kinase/response regulator: MPMSHDANFGPSMYPGRHQAGVRITNWTKPNRITAVYLALSLIWLLLVCGEAGIPGFSKWSIGLGILFAMASGSLMYWVSRREFAPFICGLEESPANSEGQINSSRFEHEELPHLILANMSQGVFWTDRNFQILGCNRAFAELLGLVDPKSLYGTTVNALPLLRTTDARRIERRVREVTQSRTAQHHGVEQWTIRGGNAAWINTSTVPILSQQNQVVGTIGFWEDLTDHRQSKLDWHTSEEALRLFIEHAPASVAMLDREMRYLHVSKRWYHDYALAANDVIGECHYDVFPGIPDRWKAIHQRCLAGAVECSEEDRIKLHNGSIEWIRWEIHPWTRIDGEIGGIAIFSENITARKESRIEHRKLAKIIEHSRDLIAIAELDGTVTFMNSGGRKMLGLDETGDLLNLHFTDYVPAEWKEFFLDTVVRTAGEHGIWEGEMQLLHTKTGALIDVFRAVFLISEETGKSWFATVTRDVTELKRTEKTIRDNEERLRRLVDVLPGALYVHNGKEILFCNQAFIRLMGATSTEELLGKSPFIVAHPDYHAAIRKRIAVGQMTGKFAPEMEMLAVRLDGHIFPAQVVGASITGYGPSAFVVAINDLTERDRTFGLLRSVMESVNDAIITIDVEGTIHSANPATERMFDYPMQELLGKNVRMLMPEPFRSKSDQFLSKSANPGTAKPIGIGREVQGRRNDGSTFPVELSVTEFQLDRERHFTGVIRDITARKRLETQFQQAQKMEAVGRLAGGVAHDFNNLLTVISGYGQLLFKDLPTTGSQRECITAILDAGERATNLTRQLLSFSRKAVIEPQPIDLNIVVDKAVGMLRRLIEEDIVLRVELHAARARIKAAPGGLEQALMNLVVNARDAMPNGGQLQIKTNNMTPRQFDEPEVHQLPPGEYIELTVSDTGQGMSDDIKSKIFEPFFTTKDVGKGSGLGLSVVHGIIKQCGGSIQVDSHIGVGTTFRFLFPLTMDDSHIPETAPTGESIRGHETVLLVEDSPPVRKIARIALEANGYHVLEASGGHEAAHVSADYPDAIQLLLTDVVMPEVGGLKLADALRAQRPDLRVLFMTGYTDDAVLQRGVSNSHENLLQKPFTAVGLAKKVRAVLDAAK, encoded by the coding sequence ATGCCAATGTCCCACGATGCCAACTTCGGTCCGTCCATGTACCCCGGTCGCCATCAGGCAGGTGTTCGCATCACGAACTGGACAAAGCCGAATCGCATCACCGCAGTCTATCTGGCACTCAGCCTCATCTGGCTTTTGCTTGTGTGTGGAGAGGCAGGAATACCGGGCTTCTCCAAATGGTCCATTGGGCTTGGCATTCTGTTCGCCATGGCATCAGGTTCCCTGATGTACTGGGTTTCGCGAAGAGAATTCGCGCCCTTCATCTGCGGATTGGAAGAATCCCCTGCGAATTCGGAAGGGCAAATCAACAGCTCGCGCTTCGAGCACGAGGAACTCCCACACTTGATCCTCGCGAACATGTCCCAGGGAGTATTCTGGACAGATCGCAATTTTCAGATTCTTGGATGCAATCGAGCCTTCGCGGAACTCCTTGGCCTGGTGGATCCAAAGAGTTTATATGGCACGACGGTCAACGCACTTCCGCTTCTTCGAACGACGGACGCCCGGCGCATCGAGCGAAGAGTGCGCGAGGTCACTCAGTCCAGAACAGCACAACACCATGGTGTGGAACAATGGACCATCCGCGGTGGCAATGCGGCCTGGATCAACACGAGTACGGTTCCCATTCTATCGCAACAGAACCAGGTTGTGGGAACGATTGGATTCTGGGAAGACCTGACAGATCACCGCCAGTCAAAGCTCGATTGGCATACCAGTGAGGAAGCCCTTCGCTTATTTATCGAGCACGCCCCCGCATCGGTCGCCATGCTCGACCGTGAGATGCGATATCTGCACGTCAGCAAACGCTGGTATCACGACTATGCCCTTGCCGCAAACGATGTGATTGGCGAATGCCACTACGATGTCTTTCCGGGAATCCCGGACCGCTGGAAAGCGATCCATCAGCGCTGCCTGGCAGGTGCAGTGGAGTGCAGCGAAGAAGACCGCATCAAACTTCATAACGGCTCAATCGAGTGGATTCGCTGGGAAATTCACCCCTGGACACGGATCGACGGGGAAATCGGCGGAATCGCGATCTTTTCTGAAAACATTACGGCTCGAAAGGAATCGCGAATCGAGCACCGGAAGCTCGCCAAAATCATCGAGCACAGCCGTGATCTGATCGCGATCGCCGAATTGGACGGCACCGTGACATTTATGAATTCCGGTGGCCGAAAAATGCTGGGGTTGGACGAAACCGGGGATTTGTTGAATCTGCACTTTACCGATTATGTTCCTGCCGAATGGAAGGAGTTCTTTTTGGATACCGTGGTTCGCACAGCCGGCGAACACGGTATCTGGGAAGGCGAAATGCAGTTGCTTCACACAAAAACCGGTGCACTGATCGATGTGTTTCGGGCGGTTTTTCTGATCTCTGAGGAAACCGGCAAAAGCTGGTTCGCAACGGTGACACGCGACGTCACCGAGCTCAAGCGAACGGAAAAAACGATCCGCGACAATGAAGAGCGACTTCGAAGACTTGTGGACGTCTTGCCCGGGGCACTGTACGTCCACAACGGAAAAGAGATTCTTTTCTGCAATCAAGCGTTCATTCGCCTGATGGGCGCGACGAGCACCGAAGAATTGCTGGGGAAATCGCCATTCATCGTCGCCCACCCCGACTATCACGCGGCGATCCGCAAACGGATCGCCGTCGGGCAAATGACGGGAAAGTTTGCCCCCGAAATGGAGATGCTGGCCGTCAGATTGGATGGACACATCTTTCCGGCCCAGGTCGTCGGAGCCTCGATCACGGGATATGGCCCCTCTGCCTTCGTCGTCGCAATCAACGACTTGACGGAACGCGACCGAACCTTTGGATTGCTGCGGTCCGTCATGGAAAGCGTCAACGACGCGATTATCACGATCGATGTCGAAGGTACGATCCATTCGGCCAATCCAGCGACCGAACGGATGTTCGATTATCCCATGCAAGAACTTCTCGGCAAGAATGTTCGAATGCTGATGCCCGAACCATTTCGAAGCAAAAGCGATCAGTTCCTCTCAAAGAGCGCCAACCCCGGGACCGCGAAACCGATTGGAATCGGACGCGAGGTCCAGGGGCGGCGCAACGATGGTTCGACGTTCCCCGTCGAACTGTCGGTCACGGAATTTCAGTTGGATCGCGAGCGGCACTTCACCGGTGTCATCCGCGATATCACTGCCCGAAAGCGGCTGGAAACACAGTTCCAGCAAGCCCAAAAAATGGAGGCCGTCGGTCGACTGGCAGGCGGCGTGGCACACGACTTCAATAACCTACTGACGGTCATCAGTGGTTATGGACAATTGCTGTTCAAAGACTTGCCGACGACTGGGTCTCAACGAGAGTGCATCACGGCGATTCTCGACGCTGGCGAGCGTGCCACGAATTTGACGCGTCAACTACTTTCTTTCAGCCGCAAGGCCGTCATCGAACCTCAACCCATTGACCTGAACATCGTCGTCGACAAAGCCGTGGGAATGCTGCGCCGACTGATCGAAGAAGACATCGTGCTTCGCGTGGAATTGCATGCGGCGAGAGCACGCATCAAAGCTGCACCAGGTGGGCTTGAACAGGCACTCATGAACCTCGTGGTCAACGCGCGGGATGCCATGCCGAATGGGGGTCAGCTCCAGATCAAGACCAACAACATGACGCCAAGGCAATTCGATGAGCCTGAGGTTCATCAATTGCCTCCCGGTGAATACATTGAACTCACGGTGTCTGACACCGGGCAAGGGATGTCCGATGACATCAAGAGCAAGATTTTCGAACCTTTCTTCACCACCAAGGATGTCGGAAAGGGAAGCGGACTGGGCCTTTCCGTCGTCCACGGCATCATCAAACAATGCGGTGGTTCGATTCAGGTCGATAGCCACATTGGTGTCGGAACCACATTTCGATTTCTCTTTCCACTGACAATGGATGATTCCCACATTCCAGAGACCGCTCCGACAGGCGAGTCCATTCGCGGTCACGAAACCGTGCTGCTTGTCGAAGATTCCCCGCCAGTCCGCAAGATCGCCAGGATCGCACTCGAAGCGAATGGATACCACGTCCTAGAGGCCTCTGGCGGTCACGAAGCAGCACACGTCTCAGCGGACTATCCCGACGCGATTCAACTTTTGCTGACCGACGTCGTCATGCCCGAAGTGGGGGGGCTAAAACTGGCAGACGCACTGCGTGCGCAGCGTCCTGACCTGCGAGTGCTGTTCATGACGGGTTACACAGACGACGCGGTCTTGCAACGCGGCGTCTCGAATTCCCACGAGAATCTGCTGCAGAAGCCCTTCACCGCAGTAGGCCTGGCAAAAAAGGTCCGCGCCGTTCTTGACGCCGCCAAATGA
- a CDS encoding nucleotidyltransferase domain-containing protein, producing the protein MDFFPTSHSEEIDKTTSFDVPRQAVKNFQELTCPWGICGGWAIDLWMNSVSRFHTDVDFAILRKDQSAVLSQFIAAGWSTATAHQGNLTPCIANQTLALPIHCIWCTKESATPPFVELLLNESENGEFVYRRCSKVRLPLDQTFINSKLGIPILAPEIVLLYKSKDHLAPRNDHDFARAVGTLDQTPLNWLREALRITTPAHPWLDRL; encoded by the coding sequence ATGGATTTCTTTCCAACGAGCCATTCGGAAGAAATAGACAAGACCACCAGTTTCGATGTGCCCCGCCAGGCTGTTAAAAACTTCCAAGAATTGACTTGTCCGTGGGGGATTTGCGGTGGCTGGGCGATTGACCTTTGGATGAACTCTGTCAGCCGATTCCACACGGATGTCGACTTCGCCATCCTCAGAAAAGATCAGTCTGCCGTGCTGTCTCAGTTCATTGCCGCTGGCTGGAGCACAGCAACGGCCCATCAGGGAAACCTCACTCCCTGCATCGCCAATCAAACGCTCGCTCTGCCAATTCATTGCATTTGGTGCACGAAGGAAAGTGCGACTCCACCATTCGTCGAACTGCTTCTCAATGAATCGGAGAACGGGGAGTTCGTCTACCGCCGCTGCTCCAAAGTACGGCTTCCGTTAGATCAAACATTTATCAACTCGAAATTGGGCATCCCAATTCTCGCCCCGGAAATTGTTCTTCTTTACAAATCGAAGGACCACCTCGCCCCGAGAAACGATCACGATTTCGCGCGTGCGGTTGGGACACTGGATCAAACTCCGTTGAACTGGTTGAGGGAGGCACTGAGAATCACAACTCCGGCACATCCCTGGCTTGATCGGCTTTGA
- a CDS encoding response regulator, protein MAFFISTVKRTEREVVLELPPEASGIEELAPEDWSRPADIARWLKHHSENPIVLISAYSGAELLEEINRTNPFGHQVYPSETSRAAPLTEFEGNGQNVDQDLHAANAQLEREVRLRTSELNTLRRQFAIESDICARAQDALRKSNQQSSLASSILHDVNNLLLVIYFSTKHALSQLAEGDPNRSSLVAIQHARTQATELTRRLRTVLAEVPREAPSVDLNHLIVHSEQIFRRLIRGNVIMTVSLSSAPAAVNAAPEAIERMILNLILNALSAIPEGGWVTIETGHDDVANTDSPKDNELPPGRYVKLTVSDTGCGPTTKNRLHHLDEQFEMTGLPETAESALIAVDQIVTRYGGRIDTTTSVENGTKVEIRLPAAIEALEPDALATRDAELLSGTETILVVEDEAYIRKYITITLETHGYRVLEADDAHAARAIQQRQTEPIDMLLVDSILPGLSGRKVAETFWRTHPDLPVVFMSGLMKDEVISGLPSNANTAFLQKPFATDELLMVIRNTFDSRIKTS, encoded by the coding sequence ATGGCCTTTTTTATCAGCACGGTCAAGCGAACTGAGCGAGAAGTCGTGCTTGAGCTTCCGCCAGAGGCCTCGGGGATCGAGGAACTGGCGCCCGAGGATTGGTCTCGCCCTGCAGACATCGCCAGATGGCTGAAACACCATTCAGAGAATCCAATCGTGCTGATCTCTGCCTATTCAGGGGCAGAACTCTTGGAAGAAATCAATCGGACAAATCCGTTCGGCCATCAGGTCTATCCGAGCGAGACATCACGAGCCGCCCCCCTGACAGAGTTCGAAGGCAACGGCCAAAACGTTGATCAGGACTTGCACGCGGCGAACGCCCAGCTTGAACGTGAGGTCCGCCTGCGCACTTCCGAGCTAAATACATTAAGACGGCAGTTCGCGATCGAAAGTGACATTTGTGCGCGGGCACAAGACGCACTACGCAAAAGCAATCAACAATCGTCACTTGCCAGCAGTATCCTGCACGACGTCAATAACTTATTGCTCGTGATCTACTTCTCGACCAAGCACGCACTCTCACAACTCGCTGAAGGCGATCCCAATCGCTCGTCCCTGGTTGCGATTCAACACGCGCGAACTCAAGCAACCGAATTGACCCGTCGCTTACGCACAGTCCTGGCAGAAGTTCCGCGTGAAGCCCCTTCGGTTGACCTCAACCATCTGATCGTCCACTCAGAACAGATTTTTCGACGACTGATTCGCGGCAACGTGATCATGACTGTCAGCCTGTCATCGGCCCCCGCGGCAGTGAACGCGGCCCCGGAAGCGATTGAGCGGATGATTCTAAACCTTATCCTGAACGCCCTGAGTGCCATTCCCGAAGGTGGTTGGGTCACAATCGAAACAGGGCATGACGATGTCGCGAACACCGACTCGCCGAAGGACAACGAACTGCCTCCAGGTCGTTATGTGAAGCTGACCGTTTCCGACACCGGCTGCGGCCCTACAACCAAAAACCGATTGCACCATCTCGACGAGCAGTTCGAAATGACAGGCCTGCCCGAGACGGCAGAATCGGCCCTTATCGCCGTCGATCAGATCGTCACCCGTTACGGAGGACGAATTGACACCACGACGTCCGTCGAAAATGGAACCAAGGTCGAAATCCGACTTCCCGCAGCGATAGAAGCTCTGGAACCGGATGCCCTTGCCACACGGGATGCGGAACTCCTGTCAGGAACGGAAACGATTCTCGTTGTCGAAGATGAAGCGTACATTCGCAAGTACATCACGATTACGCTTGAGACTCATGGTTATCGCGTCCTCGAAGCCGACGACGCCCATGCCGCGCGAGCGATCCAACAGCGGCAGACAGAGCCGATTGACATGCTGCTCGTCGATTCAATCCTGCCTGGCCTTTCTGGACGCAAGGTGGCAGAAACATTCTGGAGAACACACCCCGATTTGCCTGTCGTATTCATGAGTGGATTGATGAAGGACGAAGTCATTTCCGGCCTCCCATCGAATGCGAACACGGCGTTTCTACAGAAGCCATTCGCGACCGACGAACTGTTGATGGTCATTCGTAATACGTTCGATAGTCGAATCAAGACGTCATAG